One window from the genome of Leptospira johnsonii encodes:
- a CDS encoding ABC transporter ATP-binding protein yields the protein MIKVRNLSKFYGEKLAIDRLNFELKEGEIVGLLGLNGAGKTTTIRILTGYLMATDGLCELNGLNTFEHPLDVKRKIGYLPETPPLYPELTVIEYLTFAARIKQISEEDLSSELNRVLGLTDLNQVKEKVIETLSLGFRKRVGIAQAILGNPEIIIMDEPISGLDPKQIVEIRNLIHGLKEKHTILLSSHILPEVYKTCNRFLFLHKGRLVYQCDRQELEREMENLSGLEVTLSGKSRSETESYLNGIASKSGATLKFVGEDSVGSTFLINTSSERKFKEELYSGISSSGILPEFIRKQDVTLEQIFMNKV from the coding sequence ATGATAAAAGTAAGGAACCTTTCCAAATTTTACGGAGAGAAATTAGCCATTGATCGTCTGAATTTCGAACTCAAAGAGGGAGAAATTGTAGGCTTGCTTGGCCTTAACGGTGCTGGAAAAACAACCACGATCCGGATACTCACGGGTTACCTGATGGCAACCGACGGATTATGCGAGTTGAACGGACTCAATACATTCGAACATCCTTTGGATGTAAAGAGGAAGATCGGATATCTTCCGGAAACTCCTCCTCTTTATCCGGAATTGACTGTAATAGAGTATCTCACTTTTGCCGCTCGGATCAAACAGATCTCGGAAGAAGATCTTTCTTCCGAACTGAATAGAGTTTTAGGTCTTACGGATCTAAACCAAGTGAAGGAAAAAGTCATCGAAACTCTCTCTCTTGGATTCAGAAAAAGAGTAGGAATCGCTCAGGCTATTTTAGGGAATCCTGAAATTATTATTATGGATGAGCCTATCTCCGGCTTGGACCCAAAACAAATAGTAGAAATTCGTAATTTAATTCATGGTCTGAAGGAAAAACATACCATTCTTCTTTCCAGTCATATCCTTCCGGAAGTTTACAAAACTTGTAATCGATTCCTGTTCTTGCATAAAGGAAGATTGGTGTATCAGTGTGATCGCCAGGAATTGGAAAGAGAAATGGAAAATCTTTCCGGTCTCGAAGTGACCTTATCCGGAAAATCCAGATCGGAAACCGAATCCTATTTGAATGGGATCGCAAGTAAGTCAGGTGCGACCTTAAAATTCGTAGGAGAAGATTCGGTGGGTTCAACTTTTCTGATCAATACTTCCTCCGAAAGGAAGTTTAAAGAAGAATTATATTCTGGAATTTCTTCCTCTGGCATCCTGCCTGAATTCATTCGTAAGCAGGATGTGACCTTAGAACAAATCTTTATGAACAAGGTTTAA